A window from Nycticebus coucang isolate mNycCou1 chromosome X, mNycCou1.pri, whole genome shotgun sequence encodes these proteins:
- the LOC128578427 gene encoding zinc finger X-linked protein ZXDB-like: MEIPRLLSARGTLQGSCGGSPAGGGQIDQGSAPPAGQAPLRRLLLLRAPQDGGPCLRREEARLASLGAGPSLLALRPDHASGGGDDFFLVLLDPVGGDVETASAGQAAGLVWRDKAQAGLGPPGNESSANPASCLALGPRCLSAVPTPSLISTPGPDPTAAFAGTVTIHNQDLLLCFENGILTLTTPPPPAWELGVGPVPQPAGLIAPQAGLPPHTVQLDNCTELSPELLAMPAEPAPAPAPKEEVEGTLGPQGSLSPGPGMVLYLCPEAQCGQTFPKKHQLKVHLLTHSSSQGQRPFKCPLGGCGWTFTTSYKLKRHLQSHDKLRPFGCPVDGCGKSFTTVYNLKAHMKGHEQENSFKCEVCEENFPTQAKLSTHQRSHFEPERPYQCAFSGCKKTFITVSALFSHNRAHFREQEFFSCSFPGCSKQYDKACRLKIHLRSHTGERPFLCDFDGCGWNFTSMSKLLRHKRKHDDDRRFTCPVEGCGKSFTRAEHLKGHSITHLGTKPFVCPVEGCCARFSARSSLYIHSKKHLQNVDTWKSRCPISTCNKLFTSKHSMKTHITKRHNISQDLLAQLAAGNSLTPSSELTVQGQHDLSDADIVSLFSEVPDSSSAAVLDAALVNSGILTIDVASVSSTLSGNLPADNANSLGQAMDPQALMATSDLPQSLDTSLFFGTSATGFQQSPLYMDDVSSVSVGPLRSVSSSVMKNSSPEPQALTPSNKLTVDTDALTPSSTLCENSVSELLTPTKVEWNVQPESDFFGQEEEPQFAFSNPVGTHGSQKETDLNTVTGSSFLV, encoded by the coding sequence ATGGAAATACCGAGGCTGCTCTCGGCTCGCGGGACACTACAGGGCAGCTGTGGCGGTAGCCCCGCGGGCGGTGGCCAAATAGACCAAGGGTCTGCCCCGCCGGCTGGCCAGGCACCCTTGCGCCGCCTCCTGCTGCTCCGGGCCCCCCAAGATGGCGGGCCCTGTCTGCGGCGGGAGGAGGCCCGCCTTGCCTCACTGGGCGCTGGCCCGAGCCTGTTGGCGCTGAGGCCGGATCACGCTAGCGGCGGCGGCGATGACTTCTTCCTGGTACTGCTTGACCCGGTGGGTGGCGATGTGGAGACCGCGAGCGCGGGTCAGGCAGCAGGGCTGGTGTGGAGGGATAAGGCCCAGGCGGGCCTAGGGCCCCCAGGGAACGAGAGCAGCGCGAACCCCGCGAGCTGCCTGGCGCTGGGCCCCAGATGCCTGTCCGCGGTTCCCACTCCGTCCTTGATCTCCACCCCAGGCCCTGACCCCACCGCGGCCTTCGCAGGCACCGTCACTATCCACAACCAAGACCTGCTGTTGTGCTTTGAGAATGGCATCCTCACCCTGACCACACCCCCGCCACCCGCCTGGGAGCTGGGGGTCGGGCCTGTCCCACAGCCCGCGGGTTTAATCGCTCCTCAAGCTGGGTTGCCCCCGCACACCGTGCAGCTGGACAACTGCACAGAGCTGTCGCCCGAACTGCTGGCCATGCCGGCTGAACCTGCGCCCGCTCCAGCGCCCAAAGAGGAGGTGGAGGGCACCCTGGGCCCCCAGGGGTCACTGAGCCCAGGCCCAGGCATGGTTCTTTACCTCTGTCCCGAGGCGCAGTGCGGACAAACCTTCCCCAAGAAGCACCAGCTGAAAGTGCACCTGCTGACACACAGCAGCAGCCAGGGCCAGAGACCCTTCAAGTGCCCACTGGGTGGCTGCGGCTGGACCTTCACCACCTCTTACAAGCTCAAGAGGCACCTGCAGTCGCATGACAAACTGCGGCCTTTTGGCTGCCCAGTGGACGGCTGCGGCAAGAGCTTCACCACCGTGTACAACCTCAAAGCACACATGAAGGGCCACGAGCAGGAGAACTCCTTCAAATGCGAGGTATGTGAGGAGAACTTCCCCACACAGGCAAAACTCAGCACCCATCAGCGCAGCCACTTTGAGCCTGAGAGGCCTTACCAGTGTGCATTTTCTGGCTGTAAGAAGACATTTATCACAGTGAGTGCCCTGTTTTCCCATAACCGTGCCCATTTCAGGGAACAGGAATTCTTTTCCTGCTCGTTTCCTGGTTGCAGCAAACAATATGACAAGGCTTGTAGGCTGAAAATTCACCTGCGAAGCCACACTGGTGAGAGGCCATTCCTTTGTGACTTTGATGGCTGTGGATGGAACTTCACCAGCATGTCCAAACTTTTAAGGCACAAAAGGAAGCACGATGATGACCGGAGGTTCACGTGCCCTGTGGAAGGCTGTGGGAAATCTTTCACCAGGGCTGAGCATCTGAAAGGCCACAGCATAACACACCTGGGTACAAAGCCTTTTGTGTGCCCTGTGGAAGGTTGTTGTGCCAGGTTCTCTGCTCGCAGTAGTCTCTACATCCACTCCAAGAAACACCTGCAGAATGTGGACACTTGGAAGAGCCGTTGCCCCATCTCCACCTGTAATAAGCTCTTCACATCCAAGCACAGCATGAAGACCCACATAACCAAAAGGCACAACATCAGCCAGGATCTCTTAGCTCAGCTAGCAGCAGGAAATTCTCTTACACCCAGCAGTGAACTTACTGTCCAGGGGCAGCATGATCTCAGTGATGCAGACATAGTGTCTCTCTTCTCTGAAGTGCCTGACAGTAGTTCTGCTGCAGTGCTGGACGCAGCATTGGTGAACTCTGGCATCTTGACCATTGATGTGGCATCTGTGAGCTCAACTTTGTCAGGGAACCTCCCTGCTGATAATGCTAATTCTTTAGGGCAGGCCATGGACCCTCAGGCTTTGATGGCCACCAGTGACCTTCCTCAAAGTCTGGATACCTCTCTCTTTTTTGGAACATCAGCCACTGGTTTTCAGCAGAGCCCTTTATATATGGATGATGTCTCAAGTGTAAGTGTGGGGCCATTGAGATCCGTGAGCTCTTCGGTTATGAAAAATTCTAGTCCAGAGCCCCAAGCTTTGACACCCAGCAATAAGCTAACAGTGGACACAGATGCTCTGACTCCTTCAAGCACCCTTTGTGAAAACAGTGTCTCAGAACTACTGACACCAACCAAAGTGGAATGGAATGTACAGCCTGAGTCTGACTTCTTTGGACAGGAGGAAGAACCCCAGTTTGCATTCTCCAATCCAGTAGGGACCCATGGTTCTCAAAAAGAAACAGATCTTAACACAGTGACTGGAAGCTCATTTTTGGTATGA